A part of Streptomyces sp. DSM 40750 genomic DNA contains:
- a CDS encoding carbohydrate-binding domain-containing protein, whose product MTAFRVKTFRTKGFRAKGFRTKAAGALASLVLATAALAGCSSGSDSGSASSDASSSASAAAAASVDGTRDAAAVLADNEETHAEEGDTEYDESDAVDIELKGDSASADGKGVDVDGSTVTITSSGTYRLSGSLDDGQIVITAPEATVKLVLDGVDISSSSGSAIAATEAERLVVVLADGSENKLSDTDSYADDAEADAALYSAGDLTIGGSGSLTVRGNGNDAIAGKDGLVVEGGNITVEAADDGIRGKDYLVVSGGTVTVTAKGDGLKSANADEEDAGYIVVDGGTVEVTASGDAVDAATDLVVTGGKLTVKSEASDDTSAHGLKSGVIMVLEGGTVDVSASADALHGDAAVHLNGAAVTLAAGDDGIHAEGDLVISEGTLKITGSNEGLEGKNILVRGGTSTVTSDDDGVNASGSEATSEEEQGGQGGGPGGGGGGENVGDYSAKVTGGTLILDSQGDGFDSNGTAEITGGTIVVNGPEMGGNGALDVNGSFTVSGGTLLAAGSAGMVVAPDSESAQGWLSATLDASVEAGTTLHIVDADGEVVASYVTSKTIQNVVYSGESIKSGEEYTVYSGGSTSGSETGGLAESGKLGSAEEIATVTAGEAPEGGGFGGGGRGSRQ is encoded by the coding sequence ATGACTGCCTTCCGTGTGAAGACCTTCCGTACGAAGGGCTTCCGTGCGAAGGGCTTCCGTACGAAGGCCGCCGGCGCCCTCGCCTCCCTCGTCCTCGCGACCGCCGCGCTGGCCGGGTGCTCCTCCGGCAGCGACTCCGGCTCCGCGTCGTCCGACGCGTCGTCGAGCGCGAGCGCGGCCGCGGCCGCGTCGGTGGACGGGACGCGGGACGCGGCCGCCGTCCTCGCCGACAACGAGGAGACGCACGCCGAGGAAGGCGACACGGAGTACGACGAGTCCGACGCCGTGGACATCGAGTTGAAGGGCGACTCGGCCTCCGCCGATGGCAAGGGCGTGGACGTCGACGGGTCCACCGTCACCATCACCTCCAGCGGGACGTACCGGCTCAGCGGCTCCCTCGACGACGGGCAGATCGTCATCACGGCCCCCGAGGCGACGGTCAAGCTGGTCCTCGACGGCGTCGACATCTCCAGCTCCTCCGGGTCCGCGATCGCCGCGACCGAGGCGGAGCGGCTCGTGGTCGTGCTCGCGGACGGCAGCGAGAACAAGCTGAGCGACACCGACTCCTACGCCGACGACGCCGAGGCCGACGCCGCCCTCTACAGCGCGGGCGACCTGACGATCGGCGGCAGCGGCTCGCTCACGGTGCGGGGGAACGGCAACGACGCGATCGCCGGCAAGGACGGACTGGTCGTCGAGGGCGGGAACATCACCGTCGAGGCCGCCGACGACGGCATCCGCGGCAAGGACTATCTGGTGGTGAGCGGCGGTACGGTCACCGTCACGGCCAAGGGCGACGGGCTCAAGTCCGCCAACGCGGACGAGGAGGATGCCGGGTACATCGTCGTCGACGGCGGGACGGTCGAGGTCACCGCGAGCGGGGACGCCGTGGACGCCGCCACCGATCTCGTCGTCACCGGCGGCAAGCTGACCGTGAAGAGCGAGGCCTCCGACGACACCTCCGCACACGGGCTGAAGTCCGGTGTGATCATGGTGTTGGAGGGCGGCACGGTCGACGTCTCGGCCTCCGCCGACGCCCTGCACGGCGACGCGGCCGTCCACCTCAACGGCGCCGCCGTCACCCTCGCGGCCGGCGACGACGGCATCCATGCCGAGGGCGACCTGGTCATCAGCGAGGGCACCCTGAAGATCACCGGCTCGAACGAGGGCCTGGAGGGCAAGAACATCCTGGTCCGCGGCGGTACGTCGACCGTCACCTCCGACGACGACGGCGTCAACGCCTCCGGCAGCGAGGCGACGTCCGAGGAGGAGCAGGGCGGACAGGGCGGCGGTCCCGGTGGCGGTGGCGGCGGCGAGAACGTCGGCGACTACTCCGCCAAGGTCACCGGCGGCACCCTGATCCTCGACTCCCAGGGCGACGGCTTCGACTCCAACGGCACCGCCGAGATCACCGGCGGCACGATCGTCGTCAACGGGCCCGAGATGGGCGGCAACGGCGCGCTCGACGTCAACGGCAGCTTCACCGTCAGCGGTGGCACGCTCCTCGCCGCCGGCAGCGCGGGCATGGTCGTCGCCCCGGACAGCGAGTCCGCCCAGGGCTGGCTGTCGGCGACGCTGGACGCGTCGGTCGAGGCGGGCACGACCCTGCACATCGTCGACGCGGACGGCGAGGTCGTGGCGTCGTACGTCACCTCGAAGACCATCCAGAACGTCGTCTACTCGGGCGAGTCGATCAAGAGCGGCGAGGAGTACACCGTCTACTCCGGCGGCTCCACCTCCGGCTCCGAGACCGGCGGCCTCGCGGAGTCCGGCAAGCTCGGCTCGGCCGAGGAGATCGCCACGGTCACGGCGGGCGAGGCCCCGGAAGGCGGCGGCTTCGGGGGCGGCGGGCGGGGCAGCAGGCAGTAG
- a CDS encoding CAP domain-containing protein, with amino-acid sequence MSKHRQGKKRSKRRKIAIASAVVVTVGAIGIPVAAQASGVGLGGLRSVAFSWWGGDTSDTASPTPSRKPSVSATPSAADTSASPSGTPSPSRSRTSPSASPSKSGSPTARPTADTPDTPDKTTSPPSTPKATRAPTTPRAAASSVASGPTDRVLALVNSERQKAGCAPVTENSKLTKAAQNHSQDMADHQNMSHTGSDGSSMTDRLARVGYAYRSAGENVAAGYGTPESVMDGWMNSPGHKANILNCGFKEIGIGLAQPGNYWTQNFGSSA; translated from the coding sequence ATGAGCAAGCACCGCCAGGGAAAGAAACGCTCGAAACGCCGCAAGATAGCCATCGCCTCCGCCGTCGTGGTGACTGTGGGCGCCATCGGCATTCCCGTGGCCGCGCAGGCGAGCGGTGTCGGACTCGGAGGCTTGCGCAGTGTGGCGTTCTCCTGGTGGGGAGGGGACACGTCGGATACGGCTTCCCCGACACCGTCGCGAAAGCCGTCCGTGTCCGCGACGCCCTCCGCCGCGGACACCTCTGCCTCTCCGTCCGGCACGCCGAGCCCCTCTCGCTCCCGCACCAGCCCGAGCGCGTCTCCCTCGAAGTCCGGCAGCCCGACCGCCAGGCCCACCGCCGACACCCCCGACACCCCCGACAAGACCACTTCGCCTCCGAGCACCCCGAAGGCGACGCGTGCCCCCACCACTCCCCGCGCCGCCGCGAGCAGCGTGGCCTCCGGGCCCACGGATCGTGTGCTGGCTCTGGTCAACTCCGAACGCCAGAAGGCGGGTTGCGCGCCGGTGACCGAGAACTCCAAGCTCACCAAGGCCGCGCAGAACCACAGCCAGGACATGGCCGACCACCAGAACATGTCCCACACCGGCTCCGACGGCTCGTCCATGACCGACCGACTCGCCCGCGTCGGGTACGCCTACAGGTCGGCGGGCGAGAACGTCGCCGCAGGGTACGGCACCCCCGAGAGCGTCATGGACGGCTGGATGAACAGCCCCGGCCACAAGGCCAACATCCTCAACTGCGGCTTCAAGGAGATCGGCATCGGCCTGGCCCAGCCGGGCAACTACTGGACCCAGAACTTCGGGTCGTCCGCGTAG
- a CDS encoding pectate lyase family protein, translating to MASASPCPSHRRSLRGRRTLVVSAAAVAAAVGAGVLVMNANAYPVDLYHQVLPAKDGWAASGSGTTGGTKADAAHTFTVSTRAQLVKALGSATDTTPRIIKIKGTIDANTNDSGKKLTCADYASGTGYSLSAYLKAFDPATYGKKVPSGTQETARKAAQDKQKKNIVFRVPSNTTIVGVPGTKAGILGGSVLVQNVKNVIVRNLAFADTQDCFPQWDPTDGSSGEWNSNYDSVTLRGVTNVWADHNTFTDAPTFDKTEATYFGRKYQVHDGALDITNGSDLVTVERNQFLNHDKTMLIGSSDTDSTGKLRVTIHHNMWKGIVQRAPLARIGQIHLYNNVYDTTTVNGYAPKYSLDSRAKAQVVAERNVWKIPADAKVAKLLSGDGTGSVAGTGNIVNGKATDLVAAYNAANSSKKLKTTVNWTPALTAGLQTSVTNLLTDLTGTTGAGTLS from the coding sequence GTGGCCTCTGCCTCTCCGTGCCCGTCCCACCGCCGGTCCCTCCGAGGGCGCCGGACCCTCGTGGTCTCCGCCGCCGCCGTGGCCGCCGCTGTCGGCGCCGGCGTCCTCGTGATGAACGCCAACGCCTATCCCGTGGACCTGTACCACCAGGTGCTGCCCGCCAAGGACGGCTGGGCGGCGTCCGGTTCCGGTACGACCGGCGGTACGAAGGCCGACGCGGCGCACACCTTCACGGTGTCCACCCGGGCGCAGCTGGTGAAGGCGCTGGGCTCCGCGACCGACACCACGCCCCGGATCATCAAGATCAAGGGCACGATCGACGCCAACACCAACGACTCCGGCAAGAAGCTGACCTGCGCGGACTACGCCTCCGGCACCGGCTACTCACTCTCCGCCTACCTCAAGGCGTTCGACCCGGCGACGTACGGCAAGAAGGTCCCGTCGGGCACCCAGGAGACCGCCCGCAAGGCCGCTCAGGACAAGCAGAAGAAGAACATCGTCTTCAGGGTGCCGTCCAACACGACCATCGTCGGCGTCCCCGGCACCAAGGCCGGCATCCTCGGCGGCAGCGTCCTGGTCCAGAACGTCAAGAACGTCATCGTCCGCAACCTCGCCTTCGCGGACACCCAGGACTGCTTCCCGCAGTGGGACCCGACCGACGGATCGTCCGGCGAGTGGAACTCCAACTACGACTCCGTCACCCTGCGCGGCGTGACCAACGTCTGGGCCGACCACAACACGTTCACCGACGCGCCGACCTTCGACAAGACGGAGGCGACGTACTTCGGCCGCAAGTACCAGGTCCACGACGGCGCCCTCGACATCACCAACGGCTCCGACCTGGTGACCGTCGAGCGCAACCAGTTCCTCAACCACGACAAGACGATGCTGATCGGCTCCAGCGACACCGACAGCACCGGCAAGCTGCGCGTGACGATCCACCACAACATGTGGAAGGGGATCGTGCAGCGGGCACCCCTGGCCCGCATCGGCCAGATCCACCTCTACAACAACGTCTACGACACCACCACGGTCAACGGCTACGCCCCCAAGTACAGCCTCGACTCCCGCGCCAAGGCCCAGGTCGTCGCCGAGCGGAACGTCTGGAAGATCCCCGCCGACGCGAAGGTCGCCAAGCTGCTGAGCGGCGACGGCACGGGCTCGGTCGCCGGCACCGGCAACATCGTCAACGGCAAGGCCACCGACCTCGTCGCCGCGTACAACGCCGCGAACTCGTCGAAGAAGCTCAAGACCACCGTCAACTGGACCCCGGCCCTCACCGCCGGCCTCCAGACCTCGGTCACCAACCTCCTGACCGACCTGACGGGCACGACGGGCGCGGGCACCCTCTCCTGA